The proteins below are encoded in one region of Aquisphaera giovannonii:
- the dnaG gene encoding DNA primase, translated as MPPHSDAIKAAIKNAIDIVALAGETLQLRRMGSKYKALCPFHDDHNPSLEVNPERQSFKCWSCGAGGDVFDFVMNRDHVDFPEALRMLADRAGIELERPPAAAGRGPSASGASKSDLLEVQSWARDLFVKALAKSEEATGYLRDRGLSPEMAERFWLGYAPAEKGWLAAEARRRGYPPRLLEEAGLVSLPEDSPGAVRERFRGRLIFPIQDERGRTVGFGGRILPAVERGFVAQGKHVAKYLNSPETALFQKRKLLYAADLARAASRESGWVAVVEGYTDVIAAHQVGVCNVVGTLGTALGEGHVQGLRRLSDRVVLIFDGDAAGQSAADRALDIFLGHELDVRVLSLPENLDPCDFLLKEGAGPFRGLVERAGDPLAFLLERAGARFDLGSIEGGRRAAESILEVLSKIPAGKVAGVDLKLEKFLDTLGRTLRMDVAALRKRLQGLRKAATARAARASRPAPAAPPTPAASPADAEAPGPAEAADRGPIDPRGFDPIDRELIEIILNEPGSVRLLASRVTAQSLRDEPLREILKAAFGLLAEGAEPTCEQVMLRLDDPRLRSLAAAMTLSMESAPLPDDVRPAPWRDRLKGLLDTITRRERQSRIRDLGLALDETDEKADPEAYRALRLEYLRLMFQRPDTKKDAS; from the coding sequence GTGCCCCCTCATTCCGACGCTATCAAGGCTGCTATCAAGAACGCGATCGACATCGTCGCGCTCGCGGGGGAGACGTTGCAACTTCGGCGCATGGGGTCGAAGTACAAGGCGCTCTGCCCGTTCCACGATGATCACAATCCCTCCCTCGAAGTGAACCCCGAGCGGCAGTCCTTCAAGTGCTGGAGCTGCGGCGCCGGGGGGGACGTCTTCGATTTCGTGATGAACCGCGACCACGTGGACTTTCCCGAGGCGCTGCGCATGCTGGCCGACCGAGCGGGCATCGAGCTGGAGCGTCCGCCGGCGGCGGCCGGGCGCGGCCCGTCCGCGTCGGGGGCGTCCAAGTCCGACCTGCTGGAGGTGCAGTCCTGGGCCCGCGACCTGTTCGTCAAGGCGCTGGCGAAGTCGGAGGAGGCGACGGGCTACCTGCGGGACCGGGGGCTCTCGCCGGAGATGGCGGAGCGGTTCTGGCTCGGCTACGCCCCGGCGGAGAAGGGCTGGCTGGCGGCCGAGGCGAGGCGGCGGGGCTACCCGCCGAGGCTGCTGGAGGAGGCCGGGCTGGTCTCCCTGCCGGAAGACTCGCCCGGGGCGGTCCGCGAGAGATTTCGGGGTCGGCTGATCTTTCCGATCCAGGACGAGAGGGGCCGGACAGTCGGGTTCGGGGGGAGAATTTTGCCGGCGGTCGAGCGCGGATTCGTCGCTCAAGGGAAACATGTCGCAAAATATCTCAACAGCCCGGAGACGGCGCTCTTCCAGAAGCGGAAGCTCCTCTACGCGGCGGACCTCGCCCGCGCGGCCAGCCGCGAGTCGGGATGGGTCGCCGTGGTCGAGGGGTACACCGACGTGATCGCCGCCCATCAGGTGGGCGTCTGCAACGTGGTCGGCACCCTCGGGACGGCGCTGGGCGAGGGCCACGTGCAGGGCCTCCGGCGGCTGTCGGACCGCGTCGTCCTGATCTTCGACGGTGACGCGGCGGGGCAATCCGCCGCGGATCGCGCGCTGGACATCTTCCTGGGACACGAACTCGACGTGCGCGTGCTCAGCCTGCCCGAGAACCTGGATCCCTGCGACTTCCTCCTGAAGGAGGGGGCCGGGCCGTTCCGCGGCCTGGTGGAGAGGGCCGGCGACCCGCTGGCCTTCCTGCTGGAGCGGGCCGGCGCCCGGTTCGACCTGGGCTCGATCGAGGGGGGCCGGCGGGCGGCGGAGTCGATCCTGGAGGTGCTCAGCAAGATCCCGGCCGGCAAGGTGGCCGGGGTGGACCTCAAGCTGGAGAAGTTCCTCGACACGCTGGGGCGGACGCTCCGCATGGACGTCGCCGCGCTCCGCAAGCGGCTCCAGGGCCTGCGGAAGGCGGCGACGGCCCGCGCGGCCCGGGCGTCGCGGCCCGCCCCCGCGGCCCCGCCGACGCCCGCCGCGTCCCCGGCCGACGCCGAGGCGCCCGGGCCGGCCGAGGCGGCCGACCGGGGCCCGATCGACCCCCGGGGCTTCGACCCGATCGACCGGGAGCTGATCGAGATCATCCTCAACGAGCCGGGCTCGGTCCGGCTCCTGGCCTCGCGGGTCACGGCCCAATCCCTCCGGGACGAGCCGCTCCGCGAGATCCTGAAGGCGGCCTTCGGGCTGCTGGCGGAGGGGGCCGAGCCGACCTGCGAGCAGGTCATGCTCCGGCTCGACGACCCCCGGCTCCGCTCGCTGGCCGCCGCGATGACGCTTTCCATGGAATCGGCCCCCCTGCCCGACGACGTCCGGCCCGCCCCCTGGCGGGACCGGCTCAAGGGGTTGCTCGACACGATCACGCGGCGCGAGCGGCAGTCCCGCATCCGGGACCTCGGCCTGGCCCTCGACGAGACCGACGAGAAGGCCGACCCGGAAGCCTATCGCGCCTTGCGCCTGGAATACCTGCGGCTCATGTTTCAGCGGCCGGACACGAAGAAAGACGCGTCCTGA